A section of the Caballeronia sp. M1242 genome encodes:
- a CDS encoding DegT/DnrJ/EryC1/StrS aminotransferase family protein — protein sequence MTQTSRPFLPFVKPEIDEETIQGVVDVLRSGWITTGPQNQQFEAELSAYFGGRPVRAFNSGTCTMEIALRIAGVGAGDEVITTPMTWVSTANVILEVGATPVFVDIDPVTRNMDLNLLERAITPRTKALMPVYLAGLPVDMDRLYEIARAHKLRVIEDAAQAVGASWRGKRIGSFGDLVSISFHANKNVTSIEGGALVMNNEDEAELARKYRLQGITRTGFDGMDCDVLGGKYNLTDVAARVGLGSLRRIESITERRRELARLYFDAFEGGAAARLGVGLPVKNFADSNWHMFQIALPLDNLRLTRAEFMAQLKERNVGSGVHYPALHLFTLYRERGFREGMFPHAERFGASTVTLPLFPGMSADDVAHVVKSVDEICEQYGHNR from the coding sequence ATGACTCAGACCTCGCGGCCGTTCCTGCCCTTCGTCAAGCCCGAGATCGACGAAGAGACCATCCAGGGCGTCGTCGACGTGCTGCGCTCCGGCTGGATCACCACCGGCCCGCAGAATCAGCAGTTCGAAGCGGAGTTGTCGGCGTACTTCGGCGGCCGTCCGGTGCGCGCGTTCAATTCCGGCACCTGCACGATGGAGATCGCACTGCGGATCGCGGGCGTCGGCGCGGGCGACGAGGTCATCACCACGCCGATGACCTGGGTCTCGACCGCGAACGTGATTCTGGAAGTGGGCGCCACGCCGGTTTTCGTCGATATCGACCCGGTCACGCGCAACATGGACCTGAACTTGCTGGAACGCGCGATCACGCCGCGCACGAAGGCGCTGATGCCGGTGTATCTCGCGGGCTTGCCGGTGGACATGGATCGGCTCTACGAGATCGCGCGCGCCCACAAGCTGCGCGTGATCGAAGACGCCGCGCAGGCGGTCGGCGCAAGCTGGCGCGGCAAGCGCATCGGTTCGTTCGGCGATCTGGTGTCGATCAGCTTTCACGCGAACAAGAACGTGACGTCGATCGAAGGCGGCGCGCTCGTGATGAACAACGAGGACGAAGCGGAACTCGCGCGCAAGTACCGGCTGCAGGGCATCACGCGCACGGGCTTCGACGGCATGGACTGCGACGTGCTGGGCGGCAAATACAATCTCACGGATGTCGCGGCGCGCGTCGGGCTAGGATCGCTCCGCCGGATCGAGTCGATCACCGAACGCCGCCGCGAACTGGCGCGTCTCTACTTCGACGCATTCGAAGGCGGCGCGGCGGCGCGGCTCGGTGTCGGGCTGCCAGTGAAGAACTTCGCCGACAGCAACTGGCACATGTTTCAGATCGCGCTGCCGCTGGACAACCTGCGCCTCACGCGGGCGGAGTTCATGGCGCAACTGAAGGAGCGCAACGTCGGCAGCGGCGTGCATTATCCGGCGCTGCATCTGTTCACGCTGTACCGTGAGCGCGGGTTCAGGGAAGGCATGTTCCCGCACGCGGAGCGCTTCGGCGCGAGCACCGTGACCTTGCCGCTCTTTCCCGGCATGAGCGCGGACGATGTCGCGCATGTCGTGAAGTCCGTCGACGAAATCTGCGAGCAGTATGGACACAATCGTTAA
- a CDS encoding DUF1289 domain-containing protein: MSSILHDLPDSPCIGVCSTLFDEVCKGCGRTAGEVSNWVFLSDEEKRAIWERITREGTAMRFRNDKL, translated from the coding sequence ATGTCCTCGATTCTCCACGACCTACCCGACAGCCCTTGCATCGGCGTGTGCTCCACGCTTTTCGACGAAGTCTGCAAAGGCTGCGGCCGCACGGCGGGCGAAGTCTCGAACTGGGTGTTTCTGAGCGACGAGGAAAAGCGCGCGATCTGGGAGCGGATCACGCGCGAGGGAACGGCCATGCGGTTTCGCAACGACAAGCTGTGA
- a CDS encoding homoserine dehydrogenase — MEPIKVGLLGFGTVGSGTFTVLRRNQEEIKRRAGRGIEIARIAVRTPAKAKAAEGVAITDDFHSVVDDPAIDIVCEMIGGTGFARELVLRAIANGKHVVTANKALLAVHGTEIFEAARAKGVMVAFEAAVAGGIPIIKALREGLTANRIEAIAGIINGTTNYILSEMRDRGIDFATALSAAQELGYAEADPTFDIEGVDAAHKITIMSAIAFGVPVQFDRAYVEGISKLAAIDIRYAEDLGYRIKLLGIARRTEKGIELRTHPTLVPEKRLLANVEGAMNAVVVHGDAVGMTLYYGKGAGAEPTASAVVADLVDVTRLHTADPEHRVPHLAFQPDSLSNTPILPIDEITSGYYLRLRVADVTGVLADITRILADKGISIDALLQKESQQVDGAHEGETDIILITHETVEKNANAAIAEIEALATVVSKVTKLRIAALN, encoded by the coding sequence ATGGAACCGATCAAAGTAGGACTCTTGGGCTTCGGCACGGTGGGCAGCGGCACCTTCACGGTGCTGCGGCGCAATCAGGAAGAAATCAAACGACGCGCGGGCCGCGGCATCGAGATCGCGCGCATCGCGGTGCGCACGCCGGCCAAGGCGAAGGCTGCGGAGGGCGTTGCCATTACCGACGACTTCCACTCGGTCGTCGACGATCCTGCCATCGATATCGTGTGCGAAATGATCGGCGGAACGGGCTTCGCGCGGGAACTGGTGCTGCGCGCGATCGCCAACGGCAAGCACGTCGTGACCGCGAACAAGGCGCTGCTCGCGGTCCACGGCACGGAGATCTTCGAAGCGGCGCGCGCGAAAGGCGTGATGGTCGCGTTCGAGGCGGCGGTGGCGGGCGGTATTCCGATCATCAAGGCGCTGCGCGAGGGTCTGACCGCGAACCGCATCGAGGCCATCGCGGGCATCATCAACGGCACCACGAACTACATTCTTTCGGAGATGCGCGACCGCGGCATCGACTTCGCGACGGCGCTTTCGGCCGCGCAGGAGCTGGGCTACGCGGAAGCCGATCCGACCTTCGACATCGAAGGCGTCGACGCCGCGCACAAGATCACGATCATGAGCGCGATTGCGTTCGGCGTGCCGGTGCAGTTCGACCGCGCGTACGTGGAAGGCATCAGCAAGCTCGCGGCGATCGACATTCGCTACGCCGAGGATCTCGGCTATCGCATCAAGCTGCTCGGCATCGCGCGGCGCACGGAGAAGGGCATCGAGCTGCGCACGCATCCGACGCTCGTGCCGGAAAAGCGCCTGCTCGCGAATGTCGAAGGCGCGATGAACGCGGTCGTCGTGCACGGCGACGCGGTCGGCATGACGCTCTACTACGGCAAGGGCGCGGGCGCGGAGCCGACGGCATCGGCCGTGGTCGCCGATCTGGTGGACGTCACGCGGCTGCATACCGCCGATCCGGAGCATCGCGTGCCGCATCTGGCTTTCCAGCCCGATAGTCTTTCGAACACGCCGATTCTGCCGATCGACGAGATCACGAGCGGCTATTACCTGCGGCTGCGCGTGGCGGACGTCACGGGCGTGCTCGCCGACATCACGCGCATTCTGGCGGACAAGGGCATTTCCATCGACGCGCTCTTGCAAAAGGAATCGCAACAAGTCGATGGCGCCCACGAGGGCGAAACGGACATCATCCTCATCACGCACGAGACCGTGGAAAAGAACGCGAACGCGGCGATCGCCGAGATCGAGGCGCTCGCGACGGTGGTCTCGAAGGTGACGAAGCTGCGCATCGCAGCCCTCAATTAA
- a CDS encoding glycosyltransferase gives MSHTDFPASSPEVSVIIPVYNEEDGLAALFQRLYPALDALGASYEVIFINDGSRDKSAALLAQQFHARPDTTRVILLNGNYGQHMAILAGFEQSRGEIVVTLDADLQNPPEEIGKLVAKMREGYDYVGTIRQQRQDSLWRKKASRAMNRLRERITKIRMTDQGCMLRAYSRHIIDTINRCGEINTFIPALAYTFAQNPIEVDVAHEERFAGESKYSLYSLIRLNFDLVTGFSVVPLQWLSFIGVILSVGSAGLFVLLLIRRFMFGAEVQGVFTLFAITFFMLGVIIFALGLLGEYIGRIYQQVRARPRYLVQTILEQRDGLSIASKPMQEPVQPVAAAVIGREEPGR, from the coding sequence ATGAGTCATACCGATTTTCCGGCGAGTTCGCCCGAGGTCTCGGTCATCATTCCGGTGTACAACGAGGAGGACGGTCTCGCCGCCCTCTTCCAGCGCTTGTACCCGGCACTGGATGCGCTCGGCGCGTCGTATGAAGTCATCTTCATCAACGACGGCAGCCGCGACAAATCGGCCGCGCTTCTCGCGCAGCAGTTCCACGCGCGCCCCGATACCACGCGCGTCATTCTGCTCAACGGCAACTACGGCCAGCACATGGCGATTCTCGCGGGCTTCGAGCAGTCGCGCGGCGAGATCGTCGTGACGCTCGACGCCGATCTGCAGAATCCGCCGGAAGAAATCGGCAAGCTCGTCGCGAAGATGCGCGAGGGCTACGACTACGTCGGCACCATCCGCCAGCAGCGGCAGGACAGCCTGTGGCGCAAGAAGGCTTCGCGCGCGATGAACCGCCTGCGCGAGCGCATCACGAAGATTCGCATGACCGACCAGGGCTGCATGTTGCGCGCGTACAGCCGGCACATCATCGATACGATCAACCGCTGCGGCGAGATCAACACGTTCATTCCGGCGCTCGCGTACACGTTCGCGCAGAATCCGATCGAAGTGGACGTCGCGCACGAGGAACGCTTCGCGGGCGAATCCAAGTACTCGCTCTATAGCCTGATCCGCCTGAACTTCGACCTCGTCACCGGTTTCTCGGTGGTGCCGCTGCAATGGCTGTCGTTCATCGGCGTGATTCTGTCGGTCGGCTCCGCGGGCCTGTTCGTGCTGCTCTTGATTCGCCGCTTCATGTTCGGCGCGGAAGTTCAGGGCGTGTTCACGCTCTTCGCCATCACGTTCTTCATGCTCGGCGTGATCATCTTCGCGCTCGGGCTGCTCGGCGAATACATCGGCCGCATCTATCAGCAGGTGCGCGCGCGTCCGCGTTATCTCGTGCAGACCATTCTCGAACAGCGCGACGGGCTTTCCATCGCAAGCAAGCCGATGCAGGAACCCGTGCAGCCGGTCGCCGCCGCCGTGATCGGCCGCGAGGAACCGGGCCGATGA
- a CDS encoding pyridoxal phosphate-dependent aminotransferase yields MKPILKSNKLQNVCYDIRGPVLEHAKRLEEEGHRIIKLNIGNLAPFGFEAPDEIIQDMIRNLPGSSGYSDSKGVFAARKAIMHYTQQKGVAGVELDDIFIGNGASELIVMAMQALLNDGDEVLLPAPDYPLWTAAVSLSAGTPRHYMCEEGNGWMPDLDDIRAKITPNTKALVVINPNNPTGALYSDELLLELIGIAREHGLIIFADEVYDKIVYDGKTHTSMAALSEDVITVTFNSLSKSYRSCGYRAGWMAISGLIEENRRRAKDYLEGLGILASMRLCPNVPGQYAIQTALGGYQSINDLIVPGGRLFKQRDLAYDMLTAIPGVSCVKPQAALYMFPKLDPKMYPIADDQQFITDLLLEERVLLVQGTGFNWPTPDHFRVVFLPNIDDLADSINRIARFLDGYRKRHSA; encoded by the coding sequence GTGAAACCGATCCTTAAATCCAACAAGCTGCAAAACGTCTGCTACGACATCCGCGGTCCCGTGCTCGAACACGCGAAGCGCCTCGAAGAGGAAGGGCATCGCATCATCAAGCTGAATATCGGGAATCTGGCGCCGTTCGGCTTCGAGGCGCCGGACGAGATCATTCAGGACATGATCCGCAATCTGCCCGGCTCGTCGGGCTATTCGGACTCGAAGGGCGTGTTCGCGGCGCGCAAGGCGATCATGCACTACACGCAGCAAAAGGGCGTGGCGGGCGTCGAACTGGACGACATCTTCATCGGCAATGGCGCGTCCGAGCTGATCGTGATGGCCATGCAGGCGCTTCTGAACGACGGCGACGAAGTGCTGCTGCCCGCGCCCGACTATCCGCTGTGGACCGCGGCCGTGAGCCTCTCGGCGGGCACGCCGCGCCACTACATGTGCGAGGAAGGCAACGGCTGGATGCCCGATCTCGACGATATTCGCGCGAAAATCACGCCGAACACGAAGGCGCTCGTCGTCATCAATCCGAACAACCCGACGGGCGCGCTGTATTCGGACGAACTGCTGCTGGAACTGATCGGCATCGCGCGCGAGCACGGTCTCATCATTTTCGCGGACGAGGTGTACGACAAGATCGTCTACGACGGCAAGACGCATACGTCGATGGCCGCCCTGTCAGAGGACGTCATCACGGTCACGTTCAATAGCCTCTCGAAGAGCTATCGCTCGTGCGGGTATCGCGCGGGCTGGATGGCGATTTCGGGGCTGATCGAGGAGAACCGTCGCCGCGCGAAAGACTATCTCGAAGGGCTCGGCATTCTCGCGTCGATGCGCCTGTGCCCGAACGTTCCCGGCCAGTACGCCATTCAGACGGCGCTCGGCGGCTATCAGAGCATCAACGACCTGATCGTGCCGGGCGGACGGCTTTTCAAGCAGCGCGATCTCGCCTACGACATGCTCACGGCCATTCCGGGCGTAAGCTGCGTGAAGCCGCAGGCCGCGCTCTACATGTTCCCGAAGCTCGATCCGAAGATGTACCCGATCGCCGACGACCAGCAGTTCATCACCGATCTGCTGCTCGAAGAACGTGTTCTGCTCGTGCAAGGCACCGGCTTCAACTGGCCGACGCCGGATCATTTCCGCGTGGTCTTCCTGCCGAACATCGACGATCTGGCCGATTCGATCAACCGCATCGCGCGCTTTCTCGACGGCTATCGCAAACGGCACTCCGCTTAA
- a CDS encoding ABC-F family ATPase, producing the protein MLSTANITMQFGPKPLFENISVKFGEGNRYGLIGANGCGKSTFMKILGGDLEPTSGNVMLEPNVRLGKLRQDQFAYEDMRVLDVVMMGHTEMWAAMTERDAIYANPDATDDDYMRAAELEAKFAEYDGYTAEARAGELLLGIGINIADHNGPMSNIAPGWKLRVLLAQALFSKPDVLLLDEPTNNLDINSIRWLEDVLNQYNSTMIIISHDRHFLNQVCTHMADMDYGTLKIWPGNYDDYMLASTQARERQQAANAKAKERVADLQDFVRRFSANKSKARQATSRLKMIDKIKIEEFKPSSRQNPFIRFDFEKKLHNIAVVADSITKKYDRTIFQNFNLSVQPGERIAIIGENGAGKTTLLKALKGALELDGGTVKWAENANVGYMPQDTYEEFPKDETLTEWVDQYRQEGDDDQMVRGTLGRLLFNADDIKKNVKVLSGGEKGRMIWGKLMLGRHNVLLMDEPTNHMDMESIESLQIALDKYEGTLIFVSHDREFVSGLANRIIEVKTDGTLRDFGGNYEDFLASQGIQ; encoded by the coding sequence GTGCTGTCTACCGCCAATATCACCATGCAATTCGGGCCCAAGCCCCTCTTCGAGAACATCTCGGTCAAGTTCGGCGAAGGCAATCGCTATGGCCTGATCGGGGCGAACGGCTGCGGCAAGTCGACGTTCATGAAGATTCTGGGCGGCGATCTGGAACCTACTTCCGGCAACGTCATGCTGGAGCCGAACGTGCGTCTCGGCAAACTGCGTCAGGATCAGTTCGCGTACGAAGACATGCGCGTGCTCGACGTCGTCATGATGGGCCACACCGAAATGTGGGCCGCGATGACCGAGCGCGACGCGATCTACGCAAACCCGGACGCCACCGACGACGACTACATGCGCGCCGCCGAACTCGAAGCGAAGTTCGCGGAATACGACGGCTACACGGCGGAAGCGCGCGCGGGCGAACTGCTGCTCGGCATCGGCATCAACATTGCCGATCACAACGGCCCGATGAGCAACATCGCGCCGGGCTGGAAGCTGCGCGTGCTGCTCGCGCAGGCGCTGTTCTCGAAGCCGGACGTGCTGCTGCTCGACGAGCCGACCAACAACCTCGACATCAACTCGATCCGTTGGCTCGAAGACGTGCTCAACCAGTACAACTCGACGATGATCATCATCTCGCACGATCGACACTTCCTGAACCAGGTCTGCACGCACATGGCGGACATGGACTACGGCACGCTGAAGATCTGGCCGGGCAACTACGACGACTACATGCTCGCGAGCACGCAAGCCCGCGAGCGCCAGCAGGCCGCGAACGCCAAGGCGAAGGAACGCGTGGCCGATCTCCAAGACTTCGTGCGCCGCTTCTCGGCCAACAAGTCGAAGGCGCGCCAGGCCACCAGCCGCCTGAAGATGATCGACAAGATCAAGATCGAGGAATTCAAGCCGTCGTCGCGGCAGAACCCGTTCATTCGCTTCGACTTCGAGAAGAAGCTGCATAACATCGCGGTGGTGGCCGACAGCATCACGAAGAAGTACGACCGCACGATCTTCCAGAACTTCAACTTGAGCGTGCAGCCGGGCGAACGCATCGCGATCATCGGCGAGAACGGCGCGGGCAAGACCACGCTGCTCAAGGCGCTGAAGGGCGCGCTGGAACTGGACGGCGGCACGGTCAAGTGGGCGGAAAACGCGAACGTCGGCTACATGCCGCAGGACACGTACGAAGAGTTTCCGAAGGACGAGACGCTGACCGAATGGGTCGACCAATACCGTCAAGAAGGCGACGACGACCAGATGGTGCGCGGCACGCTCGGCCGGCTGCTCTTCAACGCGGACGACATCAAGAAGAACGTGAAAGTGCTGTCGGGCGGCGAGAAGGGCCGCATGATCTGGGGCAAGCTGATGCTCGGCCGCCACAACGTGCTCCTGATGGACGAGCCGACCAACCACATGGACATGGAGTCGATCGAGTCGCTGCAGATCGCGCTGGACAAGTACGAAGGCACGCTCATTTTCGTGTCGCACGACCGCGAATTCGTGAGCGGGCTTGCGAACCGGATCATCGAGGTGAAGACGGACGGCACGCTGCGCGACTTCGGCGGCAATTACGAGGATTTTCTGGCGAGCCAGGGGATTCAGTAA
- a CDS encoding Mth938-like domain-containing protein has protein sequence MKLHQESSGALNTITSYGEGFVAVNLQRHEGSVIIVPDAPVQDWPVTAFDALTPADFDALIEAAPEVVIFGSGSKLRFPHPRLVANLAKHRIGVETMDFGAACRTYNILMSEGRRVAAALLIEG, from the coding sequence TTGAAACTTCATCAGGAATCCAGCGGCGCGCTCAACACCATCACGAGCTACGGCGAAGGCTTCGTGGCCGTCAATCTCCAGCGCCACGAAGGCAGCGTGATCATCGTGCCGGACGCGCCCGTGCAGGACTGGCCCGTCACCGCGTTCGACGCCCTCACCCCCGCCGACTTCGACGCGCTCATCGAAGCCGCGCCCGAAGTGGTGATCTTCGGCAGCGGCTCGAAGCTGCGCTTTCCGCATCCGCGCCTCGTCGCGAATCTGGCGAAGCATCGCATCGGCGTCGAGACAATGGACTTCGGCGCGGCCTGCCGCACCTACAACATTTTGATGTCAGAGGGGCGGCGCGTCGCCGCTGCGCTTTTGATCGAAGGGTGA
- a CDS encoding SMR family transporter — MNPISFTCIVIGVLLNACAQLLLKAGVNAVGHFDMTPANILPVGFKIATQWPIIGGLACYVVSVVVWIVGLSRVDVSLAYPMLSLGYVVNAFAAWYLFGEVLSVQRLVGIGIILVGVAVLARG, encoded by the coding sequence ATGAACCCGATATCCTTCACTTGCATCGTCATCGGCGTATTGTTGAACGCGTGCGCCCAACTGTTGCTCAAAGCAGGCGTGAATGCCGTCGGCCATTTCGACATGACGCCGGCGAACATTCTGCCGGTCGGCTTCAAGATCGCGACGCAGTGGCCTATCATCGGCGGCCTCGCGTGCTACGTCGTGAGCGTGGTCGTGTGGATTGTCGGGCTGTCGCGCGTGGACGTGTCGCTTGCCTACCCGATGCTCTCGCTCGGCTACGTCGTCAACGCGTTCGCGGCATGGTATTTGTTCGGCGAAGTGCTGTCGGTGCAGCGGCTCGTCGGCATCGGCATCATTCTCGTCGGCGTGGCCGTGCTCGCGCGCGGCTGA
- a CDS encoding glycosyltransferase family 39 protein: MNDTPSRLPLTRLSLILLVLVLAIVWFAPLGLRHLVPSDEGRYAEMAREMFATGDWITPRYNGYKYFEKPPLQTWANALTFAWFGIGEWQARLYTALTGFAGVLLVGYTGTRVFNAMTGFAAAVILATCPYWNLMGHFNTLDMGLSFWMEVTLCALLLAQRPGLPTRQVRLWMWLCWAAMAAAVLSKGLVGLILPGAVLVLYSLVSRDWALWKRLYIGSGLIVFLLVAAPWFVLVQMKNPEFFDFFFIVQQFKRYLTPEQNRPGAFYYFVPVLIVGFLPWLSIAFQSVRHGIKTPRQPNGFAPVTMLLIWSAFIFLFFSASHSKLISYVLPIAPAIALVLGLYLPSLTRSQYRRHLIGYAVFLIAAAFGAIFIGRAGSANTPNALYREFQVWVYAALAVAFVVTIFALWLNRRSVLAGAAGLGAAWLLLGTIAGTGHDVFGTDSSGVKLVPAVKAAMAELPPDAPFYSVAKLDHTMPFYLGHTMIMVQEADELNFGVHAEPQKWLPTLDDWVKQWDADRYALALLPPSRYDEMLARHVPMQVIARDARRVIVEKPQP, translated from the coding sequence ATGAACGATACGCCTTCGCGGCTACCGCTCACACGTCTTTCGCTCATTCTTCTGGTACTCGTGCTCGCGATCGTCTGGTTCGCGCCGCTCGGCCTGCGTCATCTGGTGCCGAGCGACGAAGGCCGCTACGCCGAAATGGCGCGCGAGATGTTCGCGACCGGCGACTGGATCACGCCGCGCTACAACGGCTACAAGTATTTCGAGAAGCCGCCGCTGCAAACCTGGGCAAACGCGCTGACGTTCGCGTGGTTCGGCATCGGCGAATGGCAGGCGCGGCTCTATACCGCGCTCACCGGCTTCGCGGGCGTGCTGCTCGTCGGCTACACCGGCACGCGCGTGTTCAACGCGATGACCGGTTTCGCCGCCGCCGTGATCCTCGCGACCTGCCCGTACTGGAACCTGATGGGCCACTTCAACACGCTGGACATGGGCCTGTCGTTCTGGATGGAGGTGACGCTCTGCGCGCTGCTGCTCGCGCAGCGGCCCGGCCTGCCGACGCGGCAGGTGCGGCTGTGGATGTGGCTCTGCTGGGCCGCGATGGCCGCCGCCGTGCTCTCGAAGGGCCTCGTCGGGCTGATTCTGCCGGGCGCGGTGCTCGTGCTCTATTCGCTGGTTTCGCGCGACTGGGCGCTGTGGAAGCGGCTTTATATCGGCAGCGGGCTGATCGTGTTCCTCCTCGTCGCCGCGCCGTGGTTCGTGCTCGTGCAGATGAAGAATCCCGAGTTCTTCGATTTCTTCTTCATCGTCCAGCAGTTCAAGCGCTATCTGACGCCCGAGCAGAACCGCCCCGGCGCGTTCTATTACTTCGTGCCGGTGCTGATCGTCGGGTTCCTGCCGTGGCTGTCCATCGCGTTCCAGAGCGTGCGCCACGGCATCAAGACGCCGCGCCAGCCGAACGGCTTCGCGCCGGTGACGATGCTGCTCATCTGGTCCGCCTTCATCTTCCTGTTCTTCAGCGCCTCGCACTCGAAGCTGATTTCGTACGTGTTGCCTATCGCGCCAGCCATCGCGCTCGTGTTGGGGCTCTATTTGCCGTCGCTCACGCGCAGCCAGTACCGCAGGCACCTGATCGGATATGCGGTGTTCCTGATCGCCGCGGCGTTCGGCGCAATTTTCATCGGCCGGGCTGGCAGCGCGAATACGCCGAACGCGCTGTATCGCGAGTTCCAGGTGTGGGTCTATGCGGCACTCGCGGTGGCCTTCGTCGTGACGATCTTCGCGCTGTGGCTGAACCGTCGCAGCGTGCTCGCGGGCGCGGCGGGACTCGGCGCGGCGTGGCTGCTGCTCGGGACCATCGCGGGCACGGGCCACGATGTGTTCGGCACCGACAGCTCGGGCGTGAAGCTCGTGCCCGCCGTGAAGGCCGCGATGGCGGAGCTGCCGCCGGACGCGCCGTTCTATTCGGTGGCGAAGCTCGATCACACGATGCCCTTCTACCTCGGCCATACGATGATCATGGTGCAGGAAGCCGACGAGCTGAACTTCGGCGTGCATGCTGAGCCGCAGAAGTGGCTGCCGACGCTCGACGACTGGGTGAAACAATGGGACGCCGACCGCTACGCGCTTGCGCTGCTGCCGCCGTCGCGCTATGACGAGATGCTCGCGCGCCATGTGCCGATGCAGGTCATCGCCCGGGACGCGCGCCGCGTGATCGTCGAAAAGCCGCAGCCCTGA
- the thrC gene encoding threonine synthase, protein MNYISTRGAGTGERHTFSDILLGGLAKDGGLYLPAEYPRVSADELERWRTLSYADLAFEVLSKFSDDIPADDLRSLTRKTYTAQVYSNVRHEESASQITPLKTLGVENGAPLSLLELSNGPTLAFKDMAMQLLGNLFEYALAKHGEELNILGATSGDTGSAAEYAMRGKTGVRVFMLSPHKKMSAFQTAQMFSLQDPNIFNLAVEGNFDHCQDIVKAVSNDHAFKAKHKIGTVNSINWARVVAQVVYYFKGYFAATKSNDERVSFTVPSGNFGNVCAGHIARMMGLPIDQLVVATNENDVLDEFFRTGVYRVRGAAETYHTTSPSMDISKASNFERFVYDLLGRDPARVVQLFRDVEEKGGFDLAASGDYARVKQFGFVSGKSGHDDRVRTIRDVFERYDTMIDTHTADGVKVARENLKPGVPMIVLETAQPIKFGETIREALEREPERPAAFVGLEKLPQRFDIVPADAAVVKAYIAERT, encoded by the coding sequence ATGAACTACATTTCGACGCGCGGCGCCGGCACCGGCGAGCGCCACACGTTTTCCGACATCCTGCTCGGCGGTCTCGCGAAGGACGGCGGCTTGTACTTGCCGGCGGAGTATCCGCGCGTATCGGCCGATGAACTCGAGCGCTGGCGCACGCTGTCGTACGCGGATCTCGCGTTCGAAGTGCTCTCGAAATTCAGCGACGACATTCCCGCCGACGACCTGCGCTCACTCACGCGCAAGACGTACACGGCGCAGGTCTACAGCAACGTGCGCCACGAGGAAAGCGCGTCGCAGATCACGCCGCTCAAGACGCTCGGCGTGGAAAACGGCGCGCCGCTTTCGCTGCTGGAACTCTCGAACGGTCCGACGCTCGCGTTCAAGGACATGGCCATGCAACTGCTCGGCAATCTGTTCGAGTACGCATTGGCCAAGCACGGCGAGGAACTGAACATCCTCGGCGCGACGTCGGGCGATACGGGCAGCGCCGCCGAATACGCGATGCGCGGCAAGACGGGCGTGCGCGTCTTCATGCTGTCGCCGCACAAGAAGATGAGCGCGTTCCAGACCGCGCAGATGTTTTCGCTGCAGGACCCGAACATCTTCAATCTGGCCGTGGAAGGCAACTTCGACCACTGCCAGGACATCGTGAAAGCGGTGTCGAACGATCACGCGTTCAAGGCAAAGCACAAGATCGGCACGGTCAATTCGATCAACTGGGCGCGCGTCGTGGCGCAGGTCGTCTACTACTTCAAGGGCTATTTCGCCGCGACGAAGAGCAATGATGAGCGTGTGTCGTTCACCGTGCCGTCCGGCAATTTCGGCAACGTGTGCGCGGGGCATATCGCGCGGATGATGGGCCTGCCGATCGACCAGCTCGTCGTCGCGACGAACGAGAACGACGTGCTCGACGAGTTCTTCAGGACGGGCGTGTATCGCGTGCGCGGCGCGGCGGAAACGTATCACACGACATCGCCGAGCATGGACATCTCGAAGGCGTCGAACTTCGAGCGCTTCGTGTACGACCTGCTCGGCCGCGATCCGGCGCGCGTCGTGCAGCTTTTCCGCGATGTCGAAGAGAAGGGCGGGTTCGATCTCGCGGCGAGCGGCGATTACGCGCGCGTGAAGCAGTTCGGCTTCGTGTCGGGCAAGAGCGGCCACGACGACCGCGTGCGGACCATCCGCGACGTCTTCGAGCGTTACGACACGATGATCGACACGCACACGGCGGACGGCGTGAAGGTCGCGCGCGAGAATCTCAAGCCCGGCGTGCCGATGATCGTGCTGGAGACGGCTCAGCCGATCAAATTCGGCGAAACCATCCGCGAGGCGCTCGAACGCGAGCCAGAGCGGCCGGCGGCATTCGTGGGACTTGAAAAACTGCCACAAAGGTTCGATATCGTTCCTGCCGATGCGGCTGTCGTGAAGGCATATATCGCCGAGCGGACCTGA